In Zunongwangia profunda SM-A87, the following proteins share a genomic window:
- a CDS encoding 5-formyltetrahydrofolate cyclo-ligase: protein MNKTDLRKKYKALRIDLSPEVIEEYSLKIANNLLQLDVWEGDFYHLFLSIAEQKEVDTEFILHILQGKDKNVVIPRTDIEHNNLINYLLTETTKIKKNRWNIPEPVDGIEIPSAKIDVVFVPLLAFDKNGHRIGYGKGYYDKFLSNCKPNIIKIGLSFYEAEEAFQDVYPSDIPLDYCVTPKKVYRF from the coding sequence ATGAATAAGACCGACCTCCGTAAAAAATACAAAGCTTTACGTATCGATCTTTCTCCTGAAGTTATTGAAGAATATAGTTTAAAGATTGCCAATAACTTACTTCAACTTGATGTCTGGGAAGGTGATTTTTATCACCTGTTCCTTAGTATTGCAGAGCAGAAAGAGGTGGATACCGAATTTATTTTACACATTCTTCAGGGTAAAGATAAAAATGTGGTCATTCCCAGAACCGATATCGAGCATAACAATCTGATCAATTATTTACTTACAGAAACCACCAAGATCAAAAAAAACAGGTGGAATATTCCAGAGCCCGTAGATGGGATAGAAATTCCCTCAGCAAAAATAGATGTGGTCTTTGTGCCTTTACTTGCTTTCGATAAAAACGGTCACCGCATTGGTTATGGTAAAGGCTACTACGATAAATTTTTAAGCAACTGTAAACCCAACATTATTAAAATAGGACTTTCTTTTTACGAAGCTGAAGAAGCTTTTCAAGATGTATACCCCAGTGATATTCCGCTTGATTATTGTGTGACTCCGAAGAAAGTTTATAGATTTTAG